The following coding sequences lie in one Heyndrickxia oleronia genomic window:
- the argH gene encoding argininosuccinate lyase: MKSINDFIESEGSQFPGKTYVEELLKPVFNDQRDYLFDVMFDIHRAHVIMLSEQKIIPITEARKMLAGINKIAKTDYQSLTYQPEYEDLFFMMEAKIGEEIGPELAGKIHIGRSRNDMGVAMYRLVLREHLVTTIENAYRLSEVLLFQADQHLETYMTGYTHTQPAQPTTLGHYLLAIYDVLQRDIKRLESAYQTVNQSPLGAAALTTTGFPISRERTCELLGFDQVIENSYDSIASADYLLETSTALITLMVNTGRWIQDFLQHVTREFGSFLVADPYVQVSSIMPQKRNPVSIEHSRSIASSAYGEALAAINMIHNTPFGDIVDTEDDLQPHLYRAFNNANRVLKLMYAVITTLRVNKDHLKKMTERSCITITELADTLAREYNISFRKSHKIASYLSTQTIQAKKELKDWEIQDINHMINHFVDATLTSKQWKKIISPEYFVRIRNIQGGPNPQEVKRMILQREEQLAHSKWNAQQIKAKLNKNKEHLVTYQL; the protein is encoded by the coding sequence TGTTCGATATTCATCGGGCACATGTGATTATGCTTTCTGAACAGAAAATTATCCCGATAACCGAAGCGCGAAAGATGTTAGCGGGAATAAATAAGATCGCAAAAACTGACTATCAATCTTTAACCTACCAACCAGAATATGAAGATTTATTTTTCATGATGGAGGCCAAAATTGGCGAAGAGATTGGACCTGAATTAGCGGGTAAAATCCATATTGGCAGAAGCAGAAATGATATGGGGGTGGCGATGTATCGTTTAGTTCTTAGGGAACATCTGGTAACGACGATTGAAAATGCCTATCGACTAAGTGAGGTATTATTGTTTCAAGCTGATCAGCATTTAGAAACTTATATGACAGGATATACACATACACAACCTGCTCAGCCGACGACCTTAGGTCATTATTTGTTGGCAATCTATGATGTGCTACAAAGAGATATAAAGCGATTAGAATCCGCGTATCAAACAGTGAATCAATCTCCATTAGGTGCAGCTGCGTTAACGACAACGGGATTTCCCATTAGCCGTGAGCGGACCTGTGAGCTGCTCGGGTTCGATCAAGTGATTGAGAATTCCTATGATTCGATTGCAAGTGCAGATTACTTATTAGAAACGTCCACCGCCCTTATCACTTTGATGGTAAACACGGGGAGATGGATTCAAGATTTTTTACAGCATGTAACGCGAGAATTCGGTTCTTTTCTTGTTGCTGATCCGTATGTGCAGGTTAGTAGCATCATGCCTCAAAAACGGAATCCAGTATCAATTGAACATTCACGCTCTATTGCAAGCAGCGCATATGGAGAGGCATTAGCTGCAATCAATATGATTCATAACACTCCTTTTGGTGATATTGTTGATACAGAGGATGATCTCCAACCCCATCTATATCGTGCCTTTAATAACGCTAATCGAGTGCTAAAACTAATGTATGCAGTCATTACGACGTTAAGAGTAAATAAGGATCATTTGAAAAAAATGACAGAAAGGTCCTGCATTACAATTACCGAATTAGCAGACACATTAGCACGTGAATACAATATTTCCTTTAGAAAATCTCATAAAATTGCCAGCTATCTATCTACTCAAACGATACAAGCAAAGAAAGAACTGAAGGATTGGGAAATTCAAGATATAAATCATATGATTAATCATTTTGTTGATGCCACCTTAACATCTAAGCAATGGAAGAAGATCATTTCACCTGAATATTTTGTTCGTATCAGAAACATTCAGGGAGGACCGAATCCTCAAGAAGTTAAAAGAATGATTCTTCAACGGGAAGAGCAGTTAGCACATAGCAAGTGGAATGCTCAGCAAATAAAAGCAAAATTAAATAAAAATAAAGAGCATCTAGTTACCTATCAATTATAA
- a CDS encoding bile acid:sodium symporter family protein, producing the protein MFSLLQTLNTQLQKAMPLITPTSVILGVLLTTYIKDFSFLIPWIFAFMTFSGSLSSNFQSLKQAIFHPFSMIIVMVILHIFMPLWAFGIGHLSFRGDAHTITGLVLGMIIPTGITSVIWVSIYKGNMAVTLSIILIDTLLSPFIVPFTLSLFVGQKVEMDIISIMNGLLWMVVVPSILGMILNQMTKGKVQEIIGAKLSPFSKLALGLVVMLNGAVIAPHLKHINLKLIWIGIVVFFIAFTGYLFSILISRILKRDRETTVAITFLGGMRNISAGAVIAVTYFPASVATPVIIGMLFQQVLASLFGSVLDKLSKQTKYEKRSIA; encoded by the coding sequence ATGTTTTCGTTGCTGCAAACGCTGAATACACAATTGCAAAAAGCAATGCCTCTGATTACACCAACAAGTGTGATTCTTGGTGTGTTATTAACCACATATATAAAAGATTTTTCTTTTCTGATTCCTTGGATATTTGCATTCATGACCTTTTCAGGCAGTCTCAGTTCGAATTTTCAATCACTTAAACAAGCAATTTTCCACCCTTTTTCAATGATTATAGTTATGGTTATTTTACATATTTTTATGCCGTTATGGGCATTTGGAATTGGCCATTTATCTTTTCGTGGGGATGCACATACAATTACAGGTCTTGTACTAGGAATGATTATTCCAACAGGAATCACAAGTGTCATCTGGGTGTCTATTTATAAAGGAAATATGGCCGTTACGCTTTCTATTATTTTAATTGATACATTATTATCACCATTTATTGTTCCTTTCACCTTGTCTTTATTTGTCGGTCAAAAGGTGGAGATGGATATCATTAGCATAATGAATGGTCTATTGTGGATGGTAGTAGTTCCTTCGATTTTAGGGATGATATTGAACCAAATGACAAAAGGGAAGGTACAGGAGATTATAGGAGCCAAATTATCACCTTTTTCCAAACTAGCTCTAGGTCTAGTTGTAATGCTTAATGGAGCAGTTATTGCACCACATTTAAAACATATTAATCTAAAACTGATTTGGATCGGTATTGTTGTGTTTTTTATCGCATTTACAGGGTATTTATTTTCCATATTGATTAGCAGAATATTGAAGAGAGATCGAGAAACGACTGTTGCCATTACATTTCTTGGAGGAATGCGGAATATTAGTGCAGGAGCAGTTATTGCGGTCACCTATTTTCCAGCGAGTGTTGCGACACCTGTTATTATAGGAATGCTGTTTCAGCAAGTCCTTGCTTCGTTATTTGGTAGTGTTTTAGATAAGCTTTCAAAACAAACAAAATATGAGAAAAGGTCAATCGCTTAA
- a CDS encoding SGNH/GDSL hydrolase family protein, whose translation MITKKILFIGDSITDGARNEDSEGLGFGYVRMIRDYFITNYENINYQIINRGISGNRISDLAERWDRDVINLKPDYLSISIGINDVWRQLDRPEMEQIDPEKFENYYDQLLSQVKRETKAQIILMEPTIIDEDTQSIGNRMLKKYVEIVHRIADKFDAKIVLTHQAFLQYLGSNKEYKLTTDGVHMTSIGNTLMANTWLNAVEQMLEKNEGKLIM comes from the coding sequence TTGATTACGAAAAAAATTTTATTCATCGGTGATAGTATTACAGATGGTGCTAGAAATGAGGACAGTGAAGGTTTAGGCTTTGGTTATGTAAGAATGATACGGGATTATTTTATCACTAACTATGAAAATATCAATTACCAGATAATTAATAGAGGGATCAGTGGGAATCGTATAAGTGATTTAGCAGAAAGATGGGACAGAGATGTTATTAATCTAAAGCCGGACTATTTATCTATTTCAATCGGAATCAATGATGTATGGAGACAACTTGATCGCCCTGAAATGGAACAAATTGATCCAGAGAAATTTGAAAATTATTATGATCAATTGTTAAGTCAAGTGAAGCGGGAAACAAAGGCACAAATCATCCTGATGGAACCTACCATTATTGATGAAGATACACAGTCGATAGGAAATCGCATGTTAAAAAAATATGTTGAAATTGTCCATCGAATCGCAGATAAGTTTGATGCTAAAATTGTACTGACACATCAGGCATTCCTTCAATATTTAGGATCTAACAAGGAATATAAACTTACAACAGATGGGGTTCATATGACCTCTATAGGGAATACATTAATGGCAAATACTTGGCTCAATGCAGTAGAACAAATGCTTGAAAAAAATGAAGGAAAATTAATCATGTAA
- a CDS encoding MurR/RpiR family transcriptional regulator, translated as MFTNEMITSFNELEISLYNYIIKNSEKVIYMRIRELADQTHVSTSTILRFCRKINCDGFSEFKVKLKLYLDRKEQSNLKSTKYFLSEFVERTLKGNFEAFIQDTAELVAKSGKVIFFGTGSSGILAEYGARYFSSLGKFASFIKDPFYPINSKDLKDSTAIILSVSGETDYTLKLANLLKSEGSKIVSITNSKNCTLAKISDINIAYYVTEVYLGEANITTQIPVIYILEETAHTIKRIYETD; from the coding sequence ATGTTCACGAATGAAATGATTACCTCCTTTAATGAATTAGAAATTTCTTTATATAACTACATCATTAAAAATAGTGAAAAGGTCATCTATATGCGAATTAGAGAGCTAGCTGATCAAACTCATGTTTCAACCTCTACGATTCTACGATTTTGCCGAAAAATAAATTGTGATGGCTTTTCCGAGTTTAAAGTAAAGCTGAAGCTCTACTTAGATAGAAAAGAGCAAAGCAATTTAAAATCTACCAAGTATTTTCTATCAGAATTTGTGGAAAGAACGTTGAAAGGTAATTTTGAAGCCTTCATTCAGGATACTGCAGAACTAGTGGCTAAGTCAGGAAAAGTAATCTTTTTCGGAACCGGAAGCTCTGGAATATTAGCGGAGTATGGGGCTAGGTACTTTTCTAGTTTAGGTAAATTCGCTTCCTTTATTAAGGACCCTTTTTACCCAATAAATAGTAAAGACCTTAAAGACAGTACAGCAATTATTTTATCAGTTTCAGGAGAAACCGATTATACCTTAAAACTAGCAAATTTATTAAAAAGTGAAGGCAGCAAGATTGTCAGTATAACAAATAGCAAAAATTGTACGCTAGCAAAAATATCAGATATAAATATTGCCTACTATGTGACAGAAGTATATTTAGGTGAGGCAAACATTACTACGCAAATCCCTGTCATCTATATTCTTGAGGAGACCGCACATACAATTAAAAGAATTTATGAAACAGATTAA
- a CDS encoding glycoside hydrolase family 1 protein — MSHQKTINFPQNFLWGSASAAYQIEGAWNEDGKGPSVWDTFTKIPGKTFQGTNGDVAVDHYHRYKEDVALMNEMGLKAYRFSIAWSRIYPEGRGKINEEGLRFYDNLINELIKYDIEPIITVYHWDLPQALMDLYGGWESREIIDDFNNYCITLFKHYGDRVKYWVTLNEQNIFIQMGYDLGTHPPSVQDPKRMYEANHIANLANAKAIQSFRKFVPNGKIGPSFAYTPSYPFSSHPEDILAFEAAEEMTSHWWLDIYCWGHYPQTVWNYLEKEGLTPTIEDGDFELLKFGRPDFLGMNYYRTGTVERNPLIGGIGKGSMNTTGKKGTTKDHGIPGQYKTRKNPYLEATNWDWEIDPVGLRIGLRRLTSRYQLPILITENGLGEFDKLEENDQIHDDYRIEFLRSHVEACGLAIQDGVDLIGYCTWSFTDLLSWLNGYQKRYGFVYVNRDEHGEKDSRRIKKKSFYWYKEVIASNGQTIFKS, encoded by the coding sequence ATGAGTCATCAAAAAACAATCAACTTTCCCCAAAATTTTTTATGGGGATCAGCTTCAGCTGCTTATCAAATCGAAGGGGCGTGGAATGAAGATGGAAAGGGTCCTTCGGTATGGGATACCTTTACAAAAATTCCGGGGAAAACATTTCAAGGAACAAATGGTGATGTTGCTGTAGACCATTATCATCGTTATAAAGAAGATGTTGCTTTAATGAATGAAATGGGATTGAAGGCCTATCGTTTCTCTATTGCATGGAGCCGTATCTATCCTGAAGGTAGAGGGAAAATTAATGAAGAGGGTTTACGGTTTTATGACAACTTAATTAATGAATTAATAAAGTATGATATTGAGCCTATTATTACAGTGTACCATTGGGATTTACCGCAGGCCCTTATGGATTTATATGGCGGGTGGGAGTCACGTGAAATAATTGATGATTTTAATAATTACTGTATAACCCTTTTTAAACACTATGGGGATCGTGTGAAGTATTGGGTCACGTTAAATGAGCAAAATATTTTCATCCAAATGGGGTATGATCTTGGTACCCATCCTCCAAGTGTTCAAGACCCTAAACGAATGTATGAAGCAAATCATATTGCTAATTTAGCAAATGCTAAAGCCATTCAATCATTTAGAAAATTTGTTCCAAATGGTAAAATTGGCCCTAGTTTTGCATACACACCAAGTTATCCTTTTAGCAGTCATCCAGAAGACATACTTGCCTTTGAAGCGGCTGAAGAAATGACTAGCCATTGGTGGTTAGATATTTATTGTTGGGGGCATTATCCTCAAACTGTATGGAACTACTTGGAAAAGGAAGGCCTCACACCAACAATTGAGGACGGAGATTTTGAGTTACTTAAATTTGGGCGTCCAGATTTCCTTGGTATGAACTATTATCGAACAGGTACAGTTGAAAGGAATCCTTTGATCGGGGGGATTGGCAAGGGATCGATGAATACGACCGGAAAAAAAGGAACGACGAAGGATCATGGTATTCCCGGCCAATATAAAACAAGGAAGAACCCTTATTTAGAGGCAACAAATTGGGATTGGGAAATAGATCCAGTAGGCTTAAGAATTGGTCTACGCCGGTTAACTAGTCGTTATCAACTACCAATACTTATTACCGAAAATGGTTTAGGTGAGTTTGATAAACTGGAAGAAAATGATCAAATACATGATGATTATCGAATTGAATTTCTCCGTTCACATGTGGAGGCTTGTGGGCTAGCAATACAGGATGGTGTTGATTTAATAGGTTATTGTACTTGGTCTTTCACTGATTTACTCAGTTGGTTAAATGGTTATCAAAAAAGATATGGTTTTGTCTATGTTAATCGTGACGAACATGGAGAAAAAGACAGCCGTCGAATAAAGAAGAAAAGTTTTTATTGGTATAAAGAAGTCATTGCGAGTAATGGTCAGACTATTTTTAAGTCATGA
- a CDS encoding PTS sugar transporter subunit IIB, which translates to MKKLLLVCAAGMSTSLLVNKMNDAAKEKGIEIEIFALPVSECESVASEVDIVLLGPQVRYQKPQVDKIIDGRVPVEVIDMRDYGTMNGMAVLEKALSLMA; encoded by the coding sequence TTGAAAAAGCTTCTTTTGGTTTGCGCGGCAGGAATGTCTACTAGTCTATTAGTAAATAAAATGAATGATGCGGCAAAGGAAAAAGGAATAGAAATTGAAATATTTGCCTTGCCAGTTTCTGAATGTGAAAGTGTCGCAAGTGAGGTAGATATTGTTTTACTTGGGCCACAAGTGCGATATCAAAAACCACAGGTTGATAAAATTATTGATGGCAGAGTTCCGGTGGAAGTCATTGATATGAGGGATTATGGAACAATGAATGGAATGGCAGTATTGGAAAAAGCATTAAGCCTAATGGCATAA
- a CDS encoding PTS sugar transporter subunit IIC → MGFMTTFERVAEKALVPIASKLNSQRHVIAIRDAFILSFPITLAGSLVLLLNFAILAPDGFIAKILFLHKLFPNLADLQSVFSPVINGSVNILSMFIVFLVARNLAISMKADELLCGLTGLSAFFIIYPPYKVVDGGSFLTTQWVGAQGLFVALIVGLIVGELFSRLTKYKKLQFNMHPSVPPAVSRSFKVLFPIIIIVVLFAIGNGIINAFYPKGLHQFIYEVLQTPLKHLGTNIVSLVILAIVSNLLWVFGIHGPNTIAAIREGMFAEANLENLNFVAEHGTAWGAPYPVTWALNDAFANYGGSGMTLGLLIAIFIASRRKDYRDIGKLSIGPGLFNINEPVIFGLPVVLNPILIIPFILVPAVNIIIGYLAVVTGLIPPIAYAVPWTTPGPLIAFLGTGGNYVALLVGFICLAVSTLVYLPFVIAANRALEKSNSSNEKSNSEKLA, encoded by the coding sequence ATGGGGTTTATGACTACGTTTGAAAGGGTGGCGGAAAAAGCTTTAGTGCCAATTGCTTCTAAGCTTAATTCGCAACGGCATGTCATCGCCATACGAGATGCGTTTATTTTGTCTTTTCCAATTACATTGGCAGGTTCGCTTGTACTCTTATTAAATTTCGCCATATTAGCACCAGATGGGTTTATTGCAAAAATTTTATTTTTGCATAAATTATTTCCAAATTTAGCCGACTTGCAATCAGTGTTTTCGCCAGTCATTAATGGTTCGGTAAATATTCTTTCTATGTTTATTGTCTTTCTTGTAGCAAGAAACCTGGCTATTTCTATGAAAGCAGATGAATTATTATGTGGATTAACAGGATTATCTGCATTTTTTATTATCTATCCCCCATATAAAGTGGTGGATGGAGGAAGCTTTTTAACAACACAATGGGTTGGTGCACAAGGTTTATTTGTTGCTCTCATTGTTGGATTAATTGTCGGTGAACTTTTTAGTAGATTAACAAAATATAAGAAGCTCCAATTTAATATGCATCCATCAGTACCACCAGCTGTTTCCCGTTCGTTTAAAGTATTGTTTCCAATCATTATTATTGTTGTTCTTTTTGCAATTGGAAACGGTATCATCAATGCTTTTTACCCCAAAGGACTACATCAATTTATTTATGAAGTACTTCAAACACCTTTAAAACATCTAGGAACTAATATTGTATCACTCGTTATATTGGCGATTGTCTCTAATTTATTATGGGTATTTGGGATTCATGGTCCAAATACAATTGCCGCCATCCGGGAAGGTATGTTTGCTGAGGCAAATCTGGAAAACTTGAATTTTGTTGCTGAACATGGAACCGCATGGGGAGCACCTTATCCAGTAACTTGGGCTTTAAATGATGCCTTTGCAAATTATGGCGGTTCAGGAATGACATTAGGTTTATTAATTGCAATTTTTATTGCCTCTAGGAGAAAGGATTATCGAGATATTGGTAAATTATCTATTGGTCCAGGACTTTTTAACATCAATGAACCGGTTATTTTCGGATTGCCTGTTGTATTAAATCCTATATTAATTATTCCATTTATCCTTGTACCTGCTGTAAATATAATCATCGGATATCTTGCTGTAGTAACAGGGTTAATTCCACCAATTGCTTATGCCGTACCATGGACAACACCAGGACCGCTCATTGCATTCCTTGGTACTGGTGGAAACTATGTGGCATTACTTGTTGGTTTCATATGTTTAGCCGTCTCCACCCTTGTATATTTACCGTTTGTTATTGCAGCAAATCGAGCATTGGAGAAGAGCAATAGCAGTAATGAAAAATCCAATTCAGAAAAATTAGCGTAG
- a CDS encoding PTS lactose/cellobiose transporter subunit IIA — translation MEGMELAAFHIISNVGTAKSLVMEALYAAREGEYKEAENKLIESRKFLTEGHHSHHQLIQKEASGTQLPFSLLIMHAEDQMMSAEIMSDLVQEMIRMYQEINTLKGTYSK, via the coding sequence ATGGAAGGAATGGAGCTTGCTGCTTTTCATATTATAAGCAATGTGGGAACAGCGAAAAGTTTGGTTATGGAGGCCCTATATGCTGCACGAGAAGGGGAATATAAGGAAGCAGAAAATAAATTAATAGAATCTAGAAAGTTTTTAACGGAAGGACATCATTCCCATCATCAATTAATTCAAAAAGAAGCGTCAGGTACTCAGCTGCCTTTTTCCTTATTAATCATGCATGCTGAAGATCAGATGATGAGTGCGGAAATAATGAGTGATTTAGTTCAAGAAATGATTCGGATGTATCAAGAGATAAACACATTAAAGGGCACTTATTCAAAATGA
- a CDS encoding 6-phospho-beta-glucosidase, translating to MKDGIKIVTIGGGSSYTPELIEGFINRYHELPVKELWLVDIEEGKEKLEIIGQLAKRMIEKAGVPIEVHLTIDRREALVDADFVTTQFRVGSLDARAKDERIPLKYHVIGQETNGPGGLFKGLRTIPVILEICKDIEELCPNAWLVNFTNPAGMVTEAVLRYSNIKKVVGLCNVPIGMRMGIAKALKVEPNRVHVDFAGLNHMVFGLNVYLDGESILDKVIESMADPKNEMTMKNIAGLTWEPDFIRGLGVIPCGYHRYYYKTSEMLAEELESAEKQGTRAEVVQKLEKELFELYKSPDLNIKPPQLEKRGGAYYSDAACSLINSIYNDKRDIQPVNTRNNGAIASIPNDSAVEVNCIITKDGPKPISVGDLPVAVRGLVQQIKSFERVAAEAAVTGNYETALLAMTINPLVPSDTVAKQILDEMLEAHIEHLPQFFMKSSLLK from the coding sequence ATGAAGGACGGAATAAAAATTGTTACGATAGGCGGAGGCTCCAGTTATACCCCAGAACTAATTGAAGGATTTATTAATCGCTATCACGAGCTTCCCGTTAAAGAACTTTGGCTCGTAGATATTGAAGAAGGAAAAGAAAAATTAGAGATTATTGGACAGCTAGCAAAGCGGATGATCGAAAAGGCAGGGGTACCCATAGAGGTCCATCTCACAATAGACCGAAGAGAAGCGTTAGTGGATGCGGACTTTGTTACGACACAATTTAGAGTGGGCTCATTGGATGCTCGTGCGAAAGATGAGCGAATTCCTTTAAAATATCATGTGATCGGTCAAGAAACGAATGGGCCAGGTGGATTATTTAAAGGTTTGCGCACAATACCTGTTATTTTGGAAATTTGCAAGGACATAGAGGAATTATGCCCTAATGCTTGGCTAGTGAATTTTACTAATCCAGCAGGGATGGTGACTGAGGCAGTATTACGTTATAGCAATATTAAAAAAGTGGTAGGATTATGTAATGTTCCGATTGGAATGCGCATGGGAATTGCCAAAGCATTAAAGGTGGAACCTAATCGAGTCCATGTAGATTTTGCGGGTCTTAATCATATGGTATTCGGCTTGAATGTATATTTAGATGGGGAAAGCATTCTTGATAAGGTCATTGAAAGCATGGCAGATCCAAAGAATGAAATGACTATGAAAAATATTGCCGGACTTACTTGGGAACCTGACTTTATACGAGGTCTTGGTGTAATTCCATGTGGCTATCACCGATACTATTATAAAACGAGTGAAATGCTCGCTGAAGAGCTTGAATCAGCAGAAAAACAAGGAACACGCGCAGAGGTCGTTCAAAAGCTAGAGAAAGAGTTATTTGAATTATATAAGAGTCCGGATTTGAACATAAAGCCACCTCAATTAGAAAAACGTGGGGGTGCCTATTACAGTGATGCTGCCTGCAGTCTAATCAACTCGATATATAATGATAAACGTGACATTCAGCCAGTTAATACGAGAAATAATGGTGCAATCGCTAGTATTCCCAATGACTCAGCAGTAGAAGTCAATTGTATTATTACAAAGGATGGCCCTAAACCAATCTCCGTAGGAGATTTACCTGTAGCAGTAAGAGGATTGGTCCAACAGATAAAATCATTTGAACGAGTGGCGGCAGAAGCAGCAGTAACAGGTAATTATGAGACGGCATTATTGGCAATGACAATTAATCCACTCGTACCATCTGATACTGTGGCAAAACAAATTTTGGATGAAATGCTGGAAGCGCATATAGAGCACCTACCGCAATTTTTCATGAAAAGCAGCCTTCTTAAATAA
- a CDS encoding TatD family hydrolase: MNKPIIDAHIHLDMYEDIDGMRIVKELEKYGVESLISVSQHLSSAHKNLTLAQLDGRIKPAFGFHPEQAIPKDSEIADLQHFIDKYINEMIAVGEVGLPYYLRQEQKNIPLEPYLEILQLFIQQAVAFDKPIVLHAVYDDAPLVCELLEKYSYNKAHFHWFKGDQKTTERMISNGYFISITPDILYEVEIQQLAKQYPLSQLMVETDGPWPFEGPFKEQMTHPKMIHESIRKIAELKRMDIEEVYLVLYENTKRFYSL; the protein is encoded by the coding sequence ATGAATAAGCCAATCATAGATGCCCATATCCACTTGGATATGTATGAGGATATAGATGGTATGCGGATAGTAAAGGAACTGGAAAAGTATGGAGTAGAATCACTTATTTCTGTTTCACAGCATTTATCTTCTGCTCATAAAAATTTAACATTGGCACAATTGGATGGGAGGATAAAACCCGCCTTCGGTTTTCATCCCGAGCAGGCTATACCAAAGGATAGTGAAATTGCTGATCTCCAACATTTCATTGATAAATATATCAATGAAATGATTGCTGTTGGTGAAGTTGGCTTGCCATATTATTTAAGACAAGAGCAAAAGAATATTCCACTTGAACCGTATCTTGAAATATTGCAGTTATTTATTCAGCAAGCCGTTGCTTTTGATAAACCTATAGTTCTACATGCTGTCTATGATGATGCGCCACTCGTTTGCGAATTACTCGAAAAATATTCATATAATAAAGCCCATTTTCATTGGTTCAAAGGTGATCAAAAAACAACTGAACGGATGATAAGCAATGGTTACTTTATTTCGATCACACCCGATATTCTTTATGAAGTAGAAATTCAGCAGCTAGCAAAACAGTATCCATTGTCACAACTAATGGTTGAGACAGATGGACCATGGCCATTTGAAGGACCGTTCAAGGAACAAATGACTCATCCAAAAATGATTCATGAATCGATTCGGAAAATCGCAGAACTAAAACGGATGGACATTGAAGAAGTCTATCTTGTTTTGTATGAAAACACGAAACGGTTCTACTCCTTATAG
- a CDS encoding ABC transporter ATP-binding protein, which produces MSKLDIQNLAKSFGDLQVIKDLSFSINEGEFVSILGPSGSGKSTLFQMIGGISLPDSGSILIEGQQVNGKRGVISYTPQTPSLLPWRTILQNVLLGQEIAGKINKEKALEMIERAGLKGYEHVYPHELSGGMKQRVSFIRSMLSPQSIICLDEPFSALDEFTRLEMQKWLLSIWSEYKRSILFVTHSIEEAIFLSDRIIVLSSKPATVQKEFIVPFKRPRLEDLLLTEEFLQWKKMIYQELRGSHE; this is translated from the coding sequence ATGAGTAAATTAGACATACAAAATCTAGCAAAATCATTTGGTGATCTTCAAGTAATAAAAGATCTTTCTTTTTCAATCAATGAAGGCGAATTTGTTTCTATTTTAGGACCATCTGGAAGTGGCAAAAGTACTCTTTTCCAAATGATCGGGGGCATTAGCTTACCTGATTCTGGTTCTATTTTAATAGAAGGCCAACAGGTGAATGGGAAACGTGGGGTCATCAGCTATACCCCTCAAACCCCTTCCCTCTTACCGTGGAGAACAATTTTGCAAAATGTTCTACTAGGGCAAGAAATAGCAGGAAAAATCAATAAAGAAAAAGCATTAGAAATGATTGAACGTGCAGGCTTAAAAGGATACGAACATGTCTATCCGCATGAATTATCAGGAGGGATGAAACAACGTGTTTCCTTTATTCGCAGTATGCTTAGTCCTCAATCCATCATCTGTTTAGACGAGCCATTTTCCGCTTTAGATGAATTTACCCGACTCGAAATGCAAAAATGGCTGCTATCGATTTGGTCTGAGTATAAACGCTCCATACTATTTGTCACACACAGTATTGAAGAGGCAATCTTTCTATCTGACCGAATTATTGTTCTTTCCAGCAAACCAGCTACGGTGCAGAAGGAATTCATTGTCCCTTTTAAACGTCCTAGACTAGAAGATTTGCTATTAACAGAGGAATTTTTACAATGGAAAAAAATGATCTATCAGGAATTGAGGGGTTCTCATGAATAA